One genomic segment of Sparus aurata chromosome 24, fSpaAur1.1, whole genome shotgun sequence includes these proteins:
- the LOC115577003 gene encoding rho GTPase-activating protein 20-like, translated as MDNMSPQQQQDSLSRGGGQQDNKRRMKSQSYRRQSAPSLVISKALTRSKTLSRESFLIPVCPESCPLVQSFLSGSDRSFLLHGHAQLKTGMQTQDRHLFLFTDTLVIAKAKSANHFKQKAQVRVCEMWTAGCMDEVCEGSTSPERSFVMGWPTCNYVAMFSSAEQKEKWLPLLKSRIKEEKEKEEPKTIPLRVYGKGINTFAVTKTLPVSNCDSTNEVVRLALQQFGIIGNVKDFQLWVISKRDNAPYPLIGHEFPFSIQMSHVRHNQGGGGGGRDAAASPADRQEAMQVEQMQAYRQCQFILKPRPTETMHVSAGEVRPELARKSFKRRRSLITWAFWKGSSSHLNELSLGVSRGCLFGQPLSCVCVEDTLPKPVMDMLAFLYSEGSWTRGIFRRPAGARAVRELRDSLDSGSFHLPLTRDHVFIIAGVFKDFLRSIPGSLLCCELHEEWMEVLEEEEDEDEQVQEIKRMICRLPKENALLLRYLLAMLHGIQSNSQENQMTTFNLSVCIAPSLLWPPGAPSSPEVEGEGTKKVCELVKFMIEHCQQILGEDPSSLFGGPPQRCNTDEMGSDSWMFPLTDSSYDSLENELDNSSGGSPGFCSRRQLRPKPLQGSLDSILTFSDYDHDQDTDPDMHQTQTDSLHGLKLRTRGRRQDPDLSCPDQDAPPVDNSSLLDSLSLDGLRRQRRRSEPAIAYAAKFGLCASRSTEGLTGEDDDGEEEHSKKLSSLTVPRGRTRMGGGEHGGRSAALEGSLSSLSSTPMSPAPTCSPLDSPDSLRGDKTWATRGMLDPTKTPLPNSSSSSSVPSSSTPLTTSSDLTSSGHQDLGTSPKGSPPKEPINWGTLKSCRGLHPNSWLKKGRRLSLTQQENLEKEEEDKEKSGGGPTDKLLTLAKLIPEKGKAGEKQGDGKRISNSQPKPKTTCRTLKVGGGRGGVKGKSSHLKQNSSSPPSHHRSTGSLHFPKSPWFNSSDSPLTVRQLSDTHANKGGGTTNHSHAAEGEVNELKQPSPSLFYKQSGPSLSLFKQNKSYSVEDQHHSRLYQRRGSEPGRQVAERASTLTRARLPSDPGLKVTEVDAQGGTTEASPCLSPYSTKAVRDYFSSHPCSNPQSSQQVALAVVDSRREWLKRCSDPAAEADFDQLLFAEESYV; from the exons CGGATGAAGTCTCAGAGTTATCGGCGCCAGTCCGCCCCGTCTCTGGTCATCAGCAAGGCCCTCACCAGGTCCAAGACCCTCTCCAG AGAGAGCTTCCTGATTCCTGTGTGTCCAGAGAGCTGCCCATTGGTCCAGTCCTTCCTCAGCGGCTCTGACAGGTCGTTTCTTCTCCACGGTCACGCCCAGCTGAAGACCGGGATGCAGACCCAGGACAGACACCTCTTCCTGTTCACTGACACGCTGGTGATCGCCAAAGCCAA atcagCCAACCACTTCAAACAGAAGGCccaggtgcgtgtgtgtgagatgtggacGGCCGGCTGCATGGACGAGGTGTGTGAGGGCAGCACGAGCCCGGAGAGGAGCTTCGTCATGGGCTGGCCCACCTGCAACTATGTGGCTATGTTTAG ctcggcagagcagaaagagaaaTGGCTCCCCCTCCTCAAAAG TCGGataaaagaagagaaggagaaggaggagcctAAAACTATTCCCCTGAGAGTGTACGGGAAGGGGATCAATACTTTTGCAGTC ACCAAGACGCTTCCTGTCAGCAACTGCGATTCAACCAATGAGGTGGTGCGACTGGCCCTGCAGCAGTTTGGCATCATA GGAAATGTGAAAGACTTCCAGCTGTGGGTCATCTCTAAAAGAGACAACGCCCCCTATCCCCTCATCG GTCATGAGTTCCCCTTCAGTATCCAGATGAGCCATGTGAGACACAATCAGGGAGGAGGCGGCGGTGGAAGGGATGCAGCTGCATCACCTGCGGACAGACAGGAGGCCATGCAGGTGGAGCAGATGCAGGCGTACAGGCAGTGCCAGTTCATCCTGAAGCCTCGGCCCACTGAAACAATGCACGTGTCTGCGGGGGAGGTCAGACCGGAGTTGGCCCGGAAGTCATTTAAAAGGAGGCGCTCTCTGATCACATGGGCCTTCTGGAAAGgctcctcctctcacctcaATGAGCTGTCGCTCGGTGTGTCCCGCGGCTGCTTGTTCGGACAGCcgctcagctgtgtgtgtgtggaggacaCTCTGCCAAAGCCGGTCATG GACATGCTGGCGTTTCTGTACTCCGAGGGTTCATGGACGCGGGGGATCTTCCGTCGGCCGGCGGGAGCTCGGGCTGTCAGGGAACTGCGGGACTCTCTGGACAGCGGATCATTTCATCTTCCTCTCACGAGAGACCACGTGTTTATCATCGCTGGAGTCTTTAAG GATTTCTTGCGCAGCATCCCGGGCAGCTTGCTGTGCTGCGAGCTGCACGAAGAATGGATGGAAGtgctggaggaagaagaggacgaggacgaaCAAGTGCAGGAGATAAAGAG GATGATCTGTCGCCTGCCCAAAGAGAACGCGCTGCTGCTACGCTACCTGTTAGCCATGCTGCACGGCATCCAGAGCAACTCGCAGGAGAACCAGATGACCACTTTCAACTTGTCAGTGTGCATCGCTCCCAGCTTGCTTTGGCCTCCCGGAGCCCCTTCCAGCCCCGAGGTGGAGGGAGAAGGAACTAAGAAG gtgtgtgagctGGTGAAGTTTATGATTGAACACTGTCAGCAGATTCTGGGAGAGGATCCGTCCTCCCTGTTCGGAGGGCCGCCACAAAGATGCAACACTGACGAGATGGGATCAG ACTCGTGGATGTTCCCTCTGACCGACTCATCCTACGACAGTCTGGAGAACGAGCTGGACAACAGCAGCGGTGGCTCACCGGGCTTCTGCAGCAGAAGGCAGCTCAGACCAAAACCACTACAGGGCAGCCTGGACTCCATCCTCACATTCAGCGACTACGATCACGACCAAGACACAGACCCAGATATGCATCAGACCCAAACCGACAGCCTGCATGGCCTCAAGTTAAGAACcagaggcaggaggcaggacCCAGATCTCTCCTGCCCCGACCAGGATGCGCCACCTGTGGACAACTCCTCCCTCCTAGACTCCCTGTCTCTGGATGGTCTGCGCAGACAGCGGCGGCGCTCAGAGCCAGCTATAGCATATGCGGCCAAGTTTGGACTGTGTGCTTCAAGAAGCACTGAAGGTCTCACTGGTGAGGATGACGATGGTGAAGAAGAGCATTCCAAGAAGCTCAGCAGCCTCACTGTCCCCAGAGGTCGGACCAGGATGGGTGGAGGTGAGCATGGGGGGAGGTCAGCAGCTCTGGAGGGGAGCTTGTCCAGTCTCTCCTCTACCCCCATGTCCCCCGCACCAACCTGCTCCCCCCTGGACTCTCCAGACTCCCTCAGGGGTGACAAAACCTGGGCGACCAGAGGGATGCTGGACCCAACCAAGACACCCCTTCCCaactcctcctcatcatcatctgttCCCTCCTCTTCTACACCCCTCACCACCAGCTCTGATCTGACCTCCAGCGGGCACCAAGACCTGGGGACCAGTCCAAAAGGCTCCCCACCAAAAGAACCAATCAACTGGGGGACTTTGAAAAGCTGCAGGGGCCTCCACCCAAACTCCTGGCTAAAGAAAGGTCGGAGGCTGTCACTAACCCAACAAGAAAatttggaaaaggaagaggaggataaggAAAAGTCTGGG GGAGGACCCACTGATAAGTTGCTCACTCTTGCGAAACTCATCCCAGAGAAAGGAAAAGCAGGTGAAAAGCAGGGAGATGGGAAACGCATCTCCAACAGCCAACCCAAGCCCAAAACAACCTGCAGGACCTTAAAagttggaggaggaagaggtggtgTAAAGGGCAAGTCTTCACATCTCAAACAGAACTCATCCAGCCCTCCTTCCCACCATCGCTCTACAGGGAGCCTCCACTTTCCTAAATCCCCCTGGTTCAACTCCTCAGACTCCCCACTGACCGTCAGGCAGCTCAGTGACACACATGCCAACAAAGGAGGTGGCACCACCAACCACAGCCACGCAGCAGAAGGTGAAGTGAATGAGCTGAAGCAGCCGTCGCCATCTTTATTTTACAAGCAGAGTGGgccatctctgtctctgttcaagCAAAACAAGTCTTACTCCGTGGAGGATCAGCACCACAGCAGGCTCTACCAGCGCCGGGGCTCAGAACCTGGAAGGCAGGTTGCGGAGCGAGCCTCCACCCTCACACGGGCGAGGCTGCCCAGCGATCCAGGACTGAAGGTTACAGAGGTGGACGCGCAGGGCGGGACGACAGAGGCCAGTCCCTGCCTCTCCCCCTACTCCACCAAAGCTGTGAGGGACTACTTCTCCTCGCACCCGTGCAGTAACCCTCAGAGcagccagcaggtggcgctgGCTGTGGTGGACAGTCGCAGGGAGTGGCTGAAGAGATGCAGCGATCCCGCAGCAGAAGCAGACTTTGACCAGCTTCTGTTTGCTGAAGAGTCCTACGTCTGA